Sequence from the Streptomyces mobaraensis NBRC 13819 = DSM 40847 genome:
GGGCGGCGAGCTCCCGGTGGCGGTGGTGGGTTGCCCGGCGGCGAGCGGTCGGCGGACCCGCCGCCCGCCGTCTCGCCGGGCGTGCCCGCGGGGAACCGCCGGCGGACGCCCGGGGCGGGCCGGTCGCCGCGCGCCGGGCTCTCCGCCGGGCCGCTCCCTACAGCAACGCCGCGAACTCCAGCAGGAGTTCGGCCGCCTTCCCGTTGCCGGCCGCCCGCTCCCGTACCCCGTCCGCCACCGCGCGGAACAGCGTCCAGCCGCGCAGCCGCTCCGCGTCCACCTCCAGGGTGTCCGCGAGACGGGCCGCGCGGCGGCGGGCGATCGCCGCCGCGCCGGGGGAGGCGAGGAGGGTGTCGGCGCGGTCGCGGACCAGGCGGGCCAGGTCGTAGGCGCGTTCGCCGGTCAGCGGGCGGGGGCCCACCGCCAGCCAGGGCAGCCGCTCGCCGGCCAGGACCTTGCCCTGGTGGTAGGCGCCGTGCAGCAGGCTCGGCGGCTCGTCGGCGGGGCCCGGGGCCAGCGCGTCCCGCAGGTCCAGGGCCTCGTCGACGAGCGGCCGGGCGTCGGCCGCCCAGGGCTCGTCCCGCCAGGTGCGCAGGGCGCCGGCCAGGCCGGCCGTGTGGTCGGCCACCGAGGGGACGGCCGTGCCGCCGGGCGGCGCGACCCACAGCCGCTGGAGCGTCGCCGACGCCTCCAACTGTGCCTTGGCCTCGGCGAGCGAGCGCAGGCCGACGTCCGGGCTCAGCCGCTCCAGCAGCAGCGCGCCCGCCTCCGGAGCGGCCGTCAGGACCCGGACCGCGCCCAGTCCGCCCCAGTGCTCCAGCGCGGCGTGCTCGGCCGCCGCCGCGCCGCCGGGCGGCAGGAGCTTGAGCGCCGCCGGGGTGCCGTCCGCCCGGTGCGCCAGGACCACCAGGCCCGTACGCCCACCCGGCGCCTGCACCCGTTCGGGCGTCAGCTCCCAGCGGTCCAGCCACTCCCGGGCCGTCGCCGGGAGCCCGGCCAGCCACCGGCGGGCGGCCTCCGCGCGGGCGGGGTCGGGGTCGGAGCCCAGGGCGTGAACCAGCCGTTCCGGCGGTTCGAGGCGGTCGTTCGCATGGCCCATCCCTGTGCTGTCCCTTTCGTCCGTGCAGTCCCTACCGGTCGGGCGTCCGTGCCGGTGGGGCCGGCCGGGGACGGAGAGCTACGCGCCGGCCGGGGCCCGCCCGGCGAGCCCAGGGAAGGCTACGCTGCCGCCCCGCCAGCGCGTTCCGCGCACCGCCGCCTCGCGCAGCGCCGCCGCGGCCTCCCCGCGCAGCGCGCCGTCCGCCGCCGCGACCAGATCGGCGTAGACGGCCGCCACCCTGCTCTCCAGCTCCGCCGCCAGGCGCGCCGCGGCGGGCGCGTCCGGCACCGGGAACGGCAGTACGTACGCCGCCTCGGCGACGACCGGGGCGCCGCCCAGGCCGTGGACGGTCCGCCGCAGCGCGTCCCGCCGGCCCCGGTGTGCCTCGTACGCCTCGCGGGCCTCCTGGGCCCGCTCCTCCCCGGCACGCGCGCCGACCACCCCGTACCCGTAGACCGCGGCGTGCTCGGCGGCCAGGGCCGCCTGTACGGCCGTCAGCACGGCCGGATCCGTCATGCGTCCGCTCCCAGCAGGTAGGCGTGGGACGCGCCGGCCGCGGCCACGGAGGCGAGCAGCCGGGCGAGTTCGGGCGGGGCCGCCGCGAGGGCCGCGGTGTGGCCGTCGGCCGTCCGCCGCTCGGCGGCGGCGAGCGCGGCGAGCGCCTCGTCGGGGTCGTCCGGGACAGCGGGCGGAGGCGCCGAAGGAGAAGGGGCAGGTGTGGGGGCGGCGCCGAACGCCTGGGCGTGGCGGGCGGTTTCGGCCCGCAGCGGGCGCAGCCGGGGCGCGAGGGCGGCGTGCGCGGCGAGCGTCGCGTCGTAGCGGGCGAGCAGGGCCGTCGTGTTCCGGCCGGCCTCGGCGCGGGCCCGGCCGGCTGCGCCGTCGCCGTCCCTG
This genomic interval carries:
- a CDS encoding aminoglycoside phosphotransferase family protein — translated: MGHANDRLEPPERLVHALGSDPDPARAEAARRWLAGLPATAREWLDRWELTPERVQAPGGRTGLVVLAHRADGTPAALKLLPPGGAAAAEHAALEHWGGLGAVRVLTAAPEAGALLLERLSPDVGLRSLAEAKAQLEASATLQRLWVAPPGGTAVPSVADHTAGLAGALRTWRDEPWAADARPLVDEALDLRDALAPGPADEPPSLLHGAYHQGKVLAGERLPWLAVGPRPLTGERAYDLARLVRDRADTLLASPGAAAIARRRAARLADTLEVDAERLRGWTLFRAVADGVRERAAGNGKAAELLLEFAALL
- a CDS encoding ferritin-like domain-containing protein; its protein translation is MTDPAVLTAVQAALAAEHAAVYGYGVVGARAGEERAQEAREAYEAHRGRRDALRRTVHGLGGAPVVAEAAYVLPFPVPDAPAAARLAAELESRVAAVYADLVAAADGALRGEAAAALREAAVRGTRWRGGSVAFPGLAGRAPAGA